The DNA region CTTGAATCCCTATATTAGAAGTATCTTATAAGgggaaaaaaaaagtgaaatcaGTTCAGTGCACAAACATCTCGTGTTAATGCAAGATCTGAAAAAAGACAGAGTGATTATTACCTTGGATGAGGATTACCCTTCACCACTTTCTGCCCATACTTGCGCCACTTGTAGCCATCATCCAAAAGATCAACTTCGCTTCTTGTTTGGACAATGATTTTGGGTTCTGTCACAGTCGTTTGATGTCCTTCATAAACCTCAACATCAATGTTCCTGCAACACACAAAGCTAGCCTAAGACATGAAGAAACATAACTAGAAACCTGCATTTTAAATGATGATAAAAATGGTGAAACTGAAACTTGCCTTCTCTTGGGGTTTGGTTCAACATCACCTCCCTCCTCTTCCCTCATATCTACACCACCCAAATCTTCGCTGATCGAACAATCAGAAAAGCTTTTGCCAAAACTATCCGAATTTCCAACCCAACTCAACTCGGACTTAGGCTGAATGCTTACACTTTCATTTGAATCACTGTTATCTTTATTACGCTTATTGGAATGAGGCTTTTCATGGTTATGCTGCCCTTTATAGATGATTTCTGTTATGTGACCATCAATGGCACGCTCAACCTTTTTCTTCACATTGCAACTCAGATGTGTACACTTGTAGTAGCTCCGCGGAAACTCACTCCCCTTAACCTGTTTCTGTCCATATTTTCGCCAGTTATAGCCATCGTCCGCAGGCTTGTTGACCACCACGGACGAAGGCTGCTGATACTTCTTGTCAGCATTATTGGACATCTGAGAAGTTTCAAACATAGATACTTCTACATTCTTCTCTGAAGCATCATCTTCATCAATCTGCATTTGCCCTTGTGATTGTGCTATCACAGCTTCACTGGTAACCTGTGCTAAAGCCTGCTGATGTGACATCCCAAAGGGGCtctgtatatgtatatattgaaATGAAGATATAATAAGAATGTCATGGTTGTTATATCCACTGTCCCTCAAGGAAAATAGATCACATTGATACATAACAATGAGAAATTTTCCCAGCAGAATGACCAGCATTGCTGCAATATTATGCATTATCCTGCATCCACTTACAATTGTATAATAAAAACCCAGTCATTATTTTCTTAGATTATAAATACTTCAAATGCAAAGCATTTGCAACacacaattttttgttttttctagcACATACTACAAAAATTGCAGTGTAAAGAGTAAAGACAGAGCATTGAAATTCCATACTAATATGCTGTCATTTGTCTTCCATAGTCAACAAAAATTTGGAACAAACAAAGAAACCAAAAAGCACTTTCTTTCTCCTTGTTGACTTACTTCCAAGAAATTATTTCTTAACTTAGAATTCAGAAATTTCCACCACAAATGTCTTATCCGCAACTTTCTActgtttaattttttgttctgCTAAAGCACTGTACACAAAAAGATGAAAACGAGTTGGCGACAATTTTCAGCTTTTAGCCCGCAACAGCAATTGACCCACGCCAAAGATAAAGTCAAAAGTCAAAACGCCGCCACCACagtaaaaaatgataaataataataatttcgcagcagagtttaattttgatttatccTAACAGTATAAAGATTTTTTGAGGATTATTCCATCAGATTtatatatctaaataaattttaattaataaatttaaaaattagtaaattttgcTAATGCGATTGATTGTACGGAAAGTTAGACGGTGCatgaaaaattaaattctttaacaataataataataatttgttaaTCCGACGAAGCACAAGTCATTTCTGATTCCAATTACCAAATCTGTCGATAGTAAGTTAACTAAGAAATAAttgaaataaatattattaaggaAAAGGCTGAAATAGAAGTGACAGAaatgaagagagaagagagtgtgtAAGTACCTGAGGGTGCGTAGGGGAGAAGAGGAAGGCGGAAGGGCTGAAGCCAGGTGGCACGGTGAAGAGAGGAGACGGCGTAACCGCGAGGAGCTGAGAGAAGGAAGAAGGTGAAGGGGAGTAGTCGTCCGCAAAGAACGACGACACCAGAGTCATGGGACCGGGGCTTATTCCTGCCGACGACAGGAAGGACTCCAGGCTGGGACGCGGCGGCAGGGTGATGGTTGGCCGTGCCGGCGAGTGGCTGTCTGTCGGC from Arachis hypogaea cultivar Tifrunner chromosome 10, arahy.Tifrunner.gnm2.J5K5, whole genome shotgun sequence includes:
- the LOC112716441 gene encoding probable WRKY transcription factor 4 isoform X1, which produces MPTDSHSPARPTITLPPRPSLESFLSSAGISPGPMTLVSSFFADDYSPSPSSFSQLLAVTPSPLFTVPPGFSPSAFLFSPTHPQSPFGMSHQQALAQVTSEAVIAQSQGQMQIDEDDASEKNVEVSMFETSQMSNNADKKYQQPSSVVVNKPADDGYNWRKYGQKQVKGSEFPRSYYKCTHLSCNVKKKVERAIDGHITEIIYKGQHNHEKPHSNKRNKDNSDSNESVSIQPKSELSWVGNSDSFGKSFSDCSISEDLGGVDMREEEGGDVEPNPKRRNIDVEVYEGHQTTVTEPKIIVQTRSEVDLLDDGYKWRKYGQKVVKGNPHPRSYYKCTSAGCNVRKHIERASMDPKAVITTYEGKHNHDVPASRKSSHNTSKPHKAVPEKHPDMDFGNSNQRPIHLSLKEEQIII
- the LOC112716441 gene encoding probable WRKY transcription factor 4 isoform X2, with product MHNIAAMLVILLGKFLIVMYQCDLFSLRDSGYNNHDILIISSFQYIHIQSPFGMSHQQALAQVTSEAVIAQSQGQMQIDEDDASEKNVEVSMFETSQMSNNADKKYQQPSSVVVNKPADDGYNWRKYGQKQVKGSEFPRSYYKCTHLSCNVKKKVERAIDGHITEIIYKGQHNHEKPHSNKRNKDNSDSNESVSIQPKSELSWVGNSDSFGKSFSDCSISEDLGGVDMREEEGGDVEPNPKRRNIDVEVYEGHQTTVTEPKIIVQTRSEVDLLDDGYKWRKYGQKVVKGNPHPRSYYKCTSAGCNVRKHIERASMDPKAVITTYEGKHNHDVPASRKSSHNTSKPHKAVPEKHPDMDFGNSNQRPIHLSLKEEQIII